CGATCTCGTTGCTGTACTGTTTTGCCATGACACGGGCGATTTGACGAATATGGCTCAAGTCATGCGCCACCCAGGTTGCCAGTAGTTGTTGCAGCGTCACTTCACCAAAATCAGGGTGTATTCCAGTGCGCTGGAGGTCAGCCGGCGCCAGATGCATAGCAACCAGGTGCCGGATGTTTGTATGCCGTAACGCCTTGAAGCTAGCCAACAAATCGTCGATAGTTTTACCTTTTGATTCTTCGAATTGCGCAAAGCGGTCAAAGGCAGGGAAAGGTGTCGGGTTGCCTGCCAATATGTGTTTGGCGCGCGGGATCCAGTCGGTTTTTTCTCCATGAATCAGGTGGCCCACTACATCAAACGGACTCCATGTATCCGGGCCTTCGTTTACAAGCAACCAGCTATCCGACAAACCCGCCAGCCATTGCTCCAGCACAGCCGGCGTCCGTGCCAGGATCTCTATTGTCTTATCCAAATCAAACGACTTCATGCTTTTATTCGATGCGGCTTTCGTACAGGCTCATTGCCTCTAGATATTGCTCTGCGCCTTCTTTAGTCAGATCGTAGATAAAGCCTGACAGATGGGTATGGTTTGAATCAATCCACGCCACCATGGAATCGCGACGGGCTTCCCATAGGCCCCAATCCGCCTCTGGGCATTCACCTACCAACAGCTTGTTGATTTTACGGTCCTGGAATGAAAACGTCATTTCACACGCCAAGGGATTGTTTTTCAGATAGGCGTAGCGCACAGATGACGAAGCAACGCGAACACGAATGCCTGCGTCAACTTGCTCCAGGTTTTTGATGTCGTAGGTAGACGCAAATACAGAATCCCACTGAAACATCGTGTAGTGATCCGCTCTTGATTGTTTTCGGGTAAAGTCTCCTTCAATCACGACAAAAGTGTCGGCCATTAAGGCCGTTACCTGCTGAAAATCGCCCGCATTCAGGCCAGCGTAGTAGGATTGAACAGCTTCGGTTTGGGATGTTAACTCACTTTTGCATGCCGGCAAAATTAATACAAGAAGTGCGAGAAGCACTGGCAACAAACGATACGTTTTAAAGAATCGCATAGGCATTTCTAAACAACAAAAGGTAGAATACAGTGAGCAGAAGTAACGTGTTTGCTTTTACGTAGTTATCAACATAGGGTTGTATTCGTTGTTATTTGACTCCCCCGGTCATCGGTCCGACAGGCGTTCTTCGGCTGCAGCGCGCCGAAAGCACAAGCCCGCGACGAATAAACAAGCAATGAAAACCAAATGCAAAATGATGAAGGTAGCAAGTGGTGGCGTACTCCCATCAAGATGCCGGCCCATTCCAATCGCCACAATCGGCACGATGACGAGGAATTTTGCCATTACAAACGCAGTATACATCATGCCGATGGGTTTAAAGCGCACCATAAGTGCCCCCACCAAACCAATGGCCAGGACACCCACATACATCAGGTTCGCCGGATCGTCCGAGTCACCAATAATGCCGACAGCCAGATTCATCCAGATAATAAACAGGCTGCAGGCTATCAGCAGTCCGAAAGCGTACTTGTAGGCACTGGTATGCGTTTTCATGGCATCGAAGGTTCTATTAAAGCACGCCACTTTACAAAGCAAAGTACTTTAACAAAAACACAATTACAAATCACACGATTTAGGGGGCAGCGCTGGCAGATGGCCGACCAAAACCTTCAGCCACCAGCCAGTTGAGCATTGCCTCGTGATAGCCTTCCGCGTATGGCGTGTTACCATCTTGCGCCTGCATCTCTCGGACGCCGCCCGTTTTGCTTTGCCGCATGTTGTGGTTGGCATCGGGAAAGGTTTGGATGGAGAGGGCAGCGTTGGGGTTTTCACCGATCGTTTGCCGGTAAAGCCGGGCGGTGCTGCGCCAGTCTACGTTTGTGTCTTTTTCGCCAAACAAAGCAAGCACCGGTTTATCAAGGGAAGCCAGCAATTGCCGGAAGTCAGGCACGTACACTTCCAATTCAGTCTGCTCATCCACAACAAAGGCTCCTGCCTCATAGCCGGCTTTATACGCCAGAAATTCTGCTTCGGTAGCGACACCGTTCCATCCCAGAAGCGCGATAAATGGATCAGCACGCAGGTTGGGCGCGGCATCCAGATACTCCTGATAGGTAGCGTCTTGCCAACCGGTGTTAAATTGTGCCTGCCACTCCCCGACCAACTGCTCTGTTTCTTCAGCCGTCCGCCCTTCTATAGGAAAATTAGATGCCAGCAGGTAGCGGGCATTTTCTTTGTCGTCTGTGCCACTAACCGAAATCCAGAAATCAATGGCCGGCTCAGCCTGCATAGCGAGGGGAGCAATCCAGCCAGCGCGGCTTATCCCCCATAATCCAATTTTATCACTCCCTTTAACATTGCGGTCTTGTAGCGCACGTACGGCAGCGACCACTTCTGCGGCGCTACTTTCAACCGGTTGGTTGATATCAAATTTCCCTTCACTCTGTCCACACCCGGGTTTATCCCACACCAGGGTATTGATGCCAAGCCCGGCAAACCGCGTGCGCAGGTTGTAATACCAGTTTTGCTCGACCACGTTGGTTGCGCCATACCCGTGCACCAGGATAATGGTAGCAGTGGCCTCCTGATCCTCCGGGCTATCCAGCATCCCCACCAGCTTGTTGCCGCCGGCGTCAAAACTGAACAAATCCGTTTGCATGGTTTCACTTGAAGAAACACCCGAATCAGTTAGCTCAGGATCTGTGGTAGATTCGGTACAGCCTGCAAACAGCATCAACAAAAGAACAGGAAGGGTGCGCATCATATTGGTGGGTACATGGGGTGAACAATTTGGATAAATCTATCCCTACGAAAGAACCCCAAAAGGTTTGCGTCTCAAACGCCTTCAGGCGGAAATTCACAGTACCAACCGGTACCTTCATTCGCTAAAAACCGGTCTACGCAGTGCACCGGCTGTACCGCTATCTTCATCCAACTACTACTCACCAAAACACAGCACAGCGATGCGTACCCGTATCAACTTTCTCGCTACGTCTTTTTGTATGATGGCTTTTTGCTTATTGGCCTCGCCGGCAATGGCCCAATCTACCGCCCCAAACAGCCGGCCCGACGTCCTCCCTATGGCTTGCGAAGAAGACCTGGCGCTCAGCGCAGCACCCGTCCATCTCAGGCCTGAGGCTACCGTTTATGCCTTGCGGGAAGATGGGTACATAAAAATTAACGCCGGCACCAATGGCTTTTCCTGCATTGTAAATCGAGACCACCCGCGCGTCCTCAAACCCACGTGTTTTGATGCAGAAGGCAGCGCCACGATTATCCCCAAAATTCTGCATGTAGGCGAGCGTCTCATGCAAGGCATGCCGGTTGCCGATATCAATAGCGAAGTCAAAGCCGGATTTGAATCGGGTAAATTTGTCTCCCCACAGCGGCCTGGCATTGCGTACATGTTATCCCATTACAATCGGCCGTATAACCCGAGCACGGATAGCCTCGCCTGGTTTCCACCCCACTTGATGTTCTACGCGCCAAACTTGCAAAACGAAGATATTGGCGTCTCCTGGGCAGCCATTCAGGCAGACCACCGGTTGCCATTCATCGGGTATCAGGGGCCACATGGCTACATGATCTCACTGGTTGAACATCAGAACCGTCCACAAGAGCATCCATTGCCCCATTGCCCCGCCTGGGTAAGCGAAGGCCCCCCCGCCTTGCCCCATACACACTAGCAGGATACGCGCTGGAGATTATCAGCTTTTTAAAAGCGCCAGTTCTGCTTTTAGCCGTTCATTTTCTGCAGCAATGTCCTTGAGTTGCGCATCAACATACAGTTTCACTTTATCCGTACTTACCAGTTGAGGGATGTACTGCGGACAATTCCAGTCGATGGCAACAACGTCAATTGTTGCGATTCTTTCGACCCGTCCTTCTCCTGGCGTCTCTAATCGTTCAACAACCGCAGGATCAGCATCTTCAAGTTTAACCATTTTCAGGTGCCCCAGGATTTTGAGGCGGGTGCGGTATTCGTAGTCCATGAGAATCAACGCGACCCGGTCGTTCTTTACCGCGTGCCCCATCGTGACGTATTGCCGGTTGCCCCGGTAGTCAGCAAACCCTAACTGGTTTTTGCCCGTGGCCTTCAGGAAGCCTTTTGGACCGCCACGGTGTTGCACATAAGGCCAACCAGATGGCGATACAGAAGCAATGTAGAAGCTTTCACGCCTTTCAATAAACTCAAGCGTCGCGTCATCGAGCGCTTCTGCAGTGCGAGACGGGTAGACGGCGGCGTATTTTTCTCCGGTGCCATCAAGGTCTTGCAAGGCGCGCACATCGTCTACAAAAAGCAGGTCAGCGTAATTTTGCATAATGGGTTACCGGATCATTGGGATTTTGTTGAACACCTGTGATGATTGGTGGCCCTATGTAGTCCGGTTCCAGTCGATAAAGTTACAGATTGCCGAGTGTCGAATGCCGAGTGGAGGGCTTGTACAGGCCCTCTCCTCTTAGCTGTACGCTATGCCGCCGGCGAACCCAGTTGGGTAGCCATGTACCAGGTATTGCCGGCAGGGCCGCGGACGCCGGAGCGGCGCTCAGCGGCATCTTCGTCCAGCTTGGGTGCTTGCACGCTGGTCCCACCTGCAGCCAGTGCGCGGGTATATGCCTCAACTACATCGGGCACATACACATGTAATATAACTGGAAAGGCCTGAATGGTATCGGTGCTATCAGCCAGCATCACAATAGAATCATCGATCTGTATTTCAGCGTGCTTGATGACGCCACTTTCTCGATTGTACCGGCGGGTAACGCGGGCATCAAACGTACCAGCGAGGAAGTCAATTACACGTTGAGCGCCAGCCGCAATGACGTACGGCGCAAGACTGGGATACCCTTCAGGTTTGAATTTCATGACTTTGCATAAATTGATTGGCAAGACCCGACAAGGATACGTCCACTGGCTGCCAACCCGTTGTCACCTTTACTTGCTGGCCGTTGCGATGTACCGGTCTACCTGATGCGCCATAACACCAAGCGGCACGGTACCGTTGCGCAAAATGGCGTCGTGGAATTCGCGGATATCAAACGCGTCACCCAACGCGGACTCTGCTTTTTGACGCAATTCGACAATTTTCAGCTCCCCTATTTTGTACGCCAATGCCTGTCCGGGCCAGGAAATATACCGATCAACCTCTGTGTTGATGTTATGCTCGGCAAGGGCTGAATTTTCGAGAAAGAAGTTGACGGCTTGCTGGCGGGTCCAGCCCATGGCGTGGATGCCTGTATCTACAATGAGCCGGCCGGCGCGCCACATTTCATATGTCAGTCGCCCAAAACGCTCGTAGGCATTTTCGTAGATGCCCATTTCTTCGCCCAAGCGTTCACAATAGAGTCCCCATCCTTCGCCAAACGCGCTGAGATAAAAGCGGCGGCGAAATTCAGGCACGTTTTTCAGTTCTTTACTGAGTGCAATCTGGTGATGATGTCCGGGTACCCCTTCATGCAGCGCAAGGGCGGGCAGCGTGTACAACGGCCGTTCTTTCAGGTTGTAGGTATTGACCATAAAAAGACCCCCTCGCACACCGGGGATGCCACCCCAATAGCGGCCCGTTGTATAATTGGGTGCAATCGCATCGGGTACAGCACGGACGCCGTAAGGATCGCGGGGCAGGGTTTTGAAGAACGCCGGCATCACTTCATCCGTACGCTTGGCAATCCAGGCCGCCTCCATTAACAGTTCGCGCGCTGACTGGGCATAGAACTGCGGATCTGTACGAAGAAATGACAGGAATTCTGCAAAGGTGCCAGCAAATTCCACCTCTTCGATGATTGCTTCCATTTCAGCGCGAATGCGCGCGGCTTCGCGTTGCCCGATGGCATGGACTTCTGCTGCCGTGAGATCCAGTGTTGTGAAGTATGCAATCAAGCTTTGATAATACGCCTCGCCATCAGGTAAGTCCGACGCACCCAGTGTTGTGCGGGCAGCCGGCGTATACTCCTGCGAGATGAACTGGTAAAGCGTTTTAAATGCCGGCAGCACCCTGGATTGGATGATTTCCCGTCCCTGTGCAGTCAGCGCTGCTTGTTGTGCATCCGGGATGTTTTCCGACAGGCGCTGGAACGGCGAAAAGAATACGCTCTCTTCGACGGCATCCACAGCCAGCGCTGCAAAGGACGGTTCAATTTTGGCCATGATGGCTGCCGGCTGCGTGTATCCATCGCGGAGGCCTACCCGCATGTTGTCGATTTGCTGGTTGATATGCGCAGGGATGGCAGCAAGCCGGCGCAAGTATGCTTCCACCTGTGCTTCATTGTCTGCCCGCGTACTTTCCACAGCGCCAGAAAGGGCCGTATGAAAACCACTGTCGCTCAAAAATGGAATACGCCAGGCCTTACGTGCTGCTGCCCTCACCCGATCTTCGAGAATGAACTTGAACAGGTCGTAATTCAGCCGGCTTTCATCGGACAGCGCCTCGTAAGAAATCGCAGCAAGGCGTTCCAGAAATCGAGCATCTTGTTGCGCCTGCGCCGCCACGGCTGCTGGTGACACATCGATGATTCGACCAGCGGCCTCTACATCTCCCATCGATGCTGCAAGCCCCGGATTGCCGGCTAACCTTGCCTCCCATTCGTCTGTAAATAACGTGGTGAGGGTTTCTTCAGCTGTTTGTGCAAGGACGGCTGTAGCCGGCAACAGGCAAAACAGGAGCATCATCAACAGGCTCTGGCGGCTGTGAAGGCAAATGAACATGTGCATGTTAACATGGATTAAAGAATGGGTTGGCTCCAATGTACTGGTTGTGGCGCTTCATCGCTGCCGGAGCCTTCGTAATGCTCAAGATGCAGACGCTTTTTGCATCACACATGCCCATAAAGTAAACGACACGGACCCTTCTTTCATTTCCCGCTCGCTTGCGATGGAGAATCTTCCAACTTCCAATGCATCAACAAACCGCTGACGTGCGTCGGCACCACCGGGAAGCCCACCGTCTTTCACAATTACAAACACACCATCTCTCCGCAGTATCCTGTACACCTCAGCCAGGCCCTTTGCTCTATCTACCCAATGATCAAACGAATCAAAGGCCAGTACCACATCAGCGCACGCATTCTTGAGCGGCAAGCTTTCAGCTGCCCCCTGCAGGTAAGTAATCCTTGCGGCAGCAGCGTGAGCTTGCGTATGCGCTTTGGCAATTTCTACCATCCGAGGCACCGGATCAATACCGATCAATTTACCCTCCGTAACGTATTGGGCGGCATGTCGCAAAGCCGCACCGGTACCACAACCAACATCCACAACATCAGCTTTAGCAGGGAGCGTTAGCGCTTCAATTGCCAGCCTGTTGGTCGGGTATTCGCCGTAGTGCTGCGCGTACCATTCAGCTGTTTCGTTGTCCCACTTGCTCATGATTTTTAGTTATTCTGTACTCAGCCAGGTAAGCATCGCCGTTCCGGGCGCAGCGTTGACACCTATGTCTGAGATCATTTCCCCCTATCCCCTTGGAGGCCGGCAGGTCTAAACAGCGAATTACAAGCAGAGCATCTTTTGATGTGATACTTTCTGTTGCCCGGACACAACTGAATAGCCCCGCTTTTCATAGAAGACACGCGCACCTTTTGCGTCGGTGTAAAGGCGTAATTTGTGAAATTGACCGCCCGCCGCGGTCTCGATGGCGTCTACTAACCTTGATGCGACACCTTTACGTCTAAACCCTGGGTGCACAAAAAGTCTTCGGATTCTCCCAACCTCACCCGAAGATGCGTAAGGATCAACATTGAGGCCGACAATACCTGCCAACTGCCCTCCCGAACGTGCCACAAACAGCGCTTCACCAGGTTTATTAAATCTATTCGCGCCCGATACAAATTCATTCTGTAAGCGCAAAACATTTCGAAACCCCTCAGTAAGTGCCAACATGACAAGCTCATCAATTTGATTTGGCAACACGCGTTCTTGTGAGACATTAATTTCCATAGGACCTGGCGACAAATTGTGCAAACAGCACCGTACGTCCTACAGCCAACCTGCATCAACCGTTGCCAGTCGAAATGCGCGCGTGGTGGGATTTACTGAGGAGTTTTAACGATACAAATATCACCCACCCAAAGACAACCACAAGCACAAGTCGATGTGCAACAGGTGCGGTGAAAAGGTTAGCCGCGGTGCCAACCATTGGAAGCACAACAAGAACGCCGGCGATATTGGCCCCGATGCGCATACTTTTCTCAAGCGGCCCTGTCTGCCCCATCCGCGCAAGCGCAAAACACCAGCCTGCGAGTGCGATGCAGATCGAAACGAAGTGGGCTTTTGATAGCGGTGCATCTGCGTTAGCAAAATCGGCGGGAATGGCGCCCAGGGTAAAACCAAGGCCGGCTGCAACAAGACAACCGCCGACAATACGGTCGTTGATAGTACGTCCAAACGTCCATCCAAAAGCAGAAAACAGGATGCCCACAACCACAAATCCAATTGCATTCCACCAGGGCGCAAGCGGTTGCCCAAGCGCGCCGAGCTTGCTGATATAGTCATACCACAGGGCGTAGTCAGGCGTCAGCATCGCAATAACGAAGAATGCGATAATGAAAACTGCAGCAGCAGCAAGGCCTAGATATGCAGTGGGCAGGCGCATTAAGTTCTCGTGACGTAGTTGGCTGGCGACCTGGGCATCTCGCTTCAGGTTGCGCTGGGGTCACAAGATACCAAACTATCCCGCATCTTCCTTATAGGCGCGTACTTCATCTACTTCGAGGCGAAAAGGACCATCAATCCCGTCTGCGATGAAAAAGCCGATGCGTCCAACGTTGGTCAGGTCAATGGCAGGTGCGCGTACGGGCCGGCCAAAAATTGTGGTACCAAGTGCGCTGAATGGTACGCGTACCCAGGTCCATTCCTCGGTAGTTTCAAAAGGTGCCCGGCGTGAAACGGTTCTTCCCCGAAATCGGGTGCCATCATCAACTGAAACTTCGAAGGTCCTGCCTCCCCCTCTAACACGCACTTCAAGCCCATCAAATCCGTCGATGTTTAGCGATTTAAAAACGCGAACCGAGGTGAAGCCTCCTCCCCGGGTGACCAATGTGCCGGTAAATTGCATCGCGCCTTCTTCAATCGACACATACCCCTTTGAGCGTCCCCCCATCACGCCATCGTTTACAATACGCCAGGAGGCTTCGTCGATCGTGTTGAAATCAAACAGTTTCATGGTTTCGGGAGGATTGGGCAACACAGCATCACCCATACCACCCCAAGCCAGTGAGAGTATCATGATTGGGAGTATTAAAATCGGCATGGGTAGGAGGTATTGGATTGAATAGTTCAATGATCTAGCCCTGGCACGTTCGAGAACGCGCTAGTAGATAGGAGCGACTGTTTATCCTGATGTGTATCGGCGGCTGGTTTATCGTGGATAACCAGTGTGCAAACCGCCAACAACTACTATACCCCGCAGTTCGGGAGAATAACCAAGGGAAAAACGGATACGCAAACGTCCTTTATCATCATCAAAGTACTGCGCCAATTGTAACCCCACTGCAGATATGCGGTAATGGGCCCCAATGTTAATACCCAGGCAGTAGCCCTCTCGGCAATTTTCCAACAAGCCGTGTCGTTCATTACGATAGAATATACCTACACCCAGGCCGCTCTTTTCTTTCTTATAGATGGGCATTTGTAATACTGCGGCTACATTTTGCGCAGCATTCCCGGAAAGGGTCATGAATACTTT
This window of the Bacteroidota bacterium genome carries:
- a CDS encoding DinB family protein; this translates as MKSFDLDKTIEILARTPAVLEQWLAGLSDSWLLVNEGPDTWSPFDVVGHLIHGEKTDWIPRAKHILAGNPTPFPAFDRFAQFEESKGKTIDDLLASFKALRHTNIRHLVAMHLAPADLQRTGIHPDFGEVTLQQLLATWVAHDLSHIRQIARVMAKQYSNEIGPWRAYLPVIEE
- a CDS encoding alpha/beta hydrolase, which produces MMRTLPVLLLMLFAGCTESTTDPELTDSGVSSSETMQTDLFSFDAGGNKLVGMLDSPEDQEATATIILVHGYGATNVVEQNWYYNLRTRFAGLGINTLVWDKPGCGQSEGKFDINQPVESSAAEVVAAVRALQDRNVKGSDKIGLWGISRAGWIAPLAMQAEPAIDFWISVSGTDDKENARYLLASNFPIEGRTAEETEQLVGEWQAQFNTGWQDATYQEYLDAAPNLRADPFIALLGWNGVATEAEFLAYKAGYEAGAFVVDEQTELEVYVPDFRQLLASLDKPVLALFGEKDTNVDWRSTARLYRQTIGENPNAALSIQTFPDANHNMRQSKTGGVREMQAQDGNTPYAEGYHEAMLNWLVAEGFGRPSASAAP
- a CDS encoding pyridoxamine 5'-phosphate oxidase family protein, with protein sequence MQNYADLLFVDDVRALQDLDGTGEKYAAVYPSRTAEALDDATLEFIERRESFYIASVSPSGWPYVQHRGGPKGFLKATGKNQLGFADYRGNRQYVTMGHAVKNDRVALILMDYEYRTRLKILGHLKMVKLEDADPAVVERLETPGEGRVERIATIDVVAIDWNCPQYIPQLVSTDKVKLYVDAQLKDIAAENERLKAELALLKS
- a CDS encoding VOC family protein, whose translation is MKFKPEGYPSLAPYVIAAGAQRVIDFLAGTFDARVTRRYNRESGVIKHAEIQIDDSIVMLADSTDTIQAFPVILHVYVPDVVEAYTRALAAGGTSVQAPKLDEDAAERRSGVRGPAGNTWYMATQLGSPAA
- a CDS encoding DUF885 family protein; the protein is MFICLHSRQSLLMMLLFCLLPATAVLAQTAEETLTTLFTDEWEARLAGNPGLAASMGDVEAAGRIIDVSPAAVAAQAQQDARFLERLAAISYEALSDESRLNYDLFKFILEDRVRAAARKAWRIPFLSDSGFHTALSGAVESTRADNEAQVEAYLRRLAAIPAHINQQIDNMRVGLRDGYTQPAAIMAKIEPSFAALAVDAVEESVFFSPFQRLSENIPDAQQAALTAQGREIIQSRVLPAFKTLYQFISQEYTPAARTTLGASDLPDGEAYYQSLIAYFTTLDLTAAEVHAIGQREAARIRAEMEAIIEEVEFAGTFAEFLSFLRTDPQFYAQSARELLMEAAWIAKRTDEVMPAFFKTLPRDPYGVRAVPDAIAPNYTTGRYWGGIPGVRGGLFMVNTYNLKERPLYTLPALALHEGVPGHHHQIALSKELKNVPEFRRRFYLSAFGEGWGLYCERLGEEMGIYENAYERFGRLTYEMWRAGRLIVDTGIHAMGWTRQQAVNFFLENSALAEHNINTEVDRYISWPGQALAYKIGELKIVELRQKAESALGDAFDIREFHDAILRNGTVPLGVMAHQVDRYIATASK
- a CDS encoding class I SAM-dependent methyltransferase; this encodes MSKWDNETAEWYAQHYGEYPTNRLAIEALTLPAKADVVDVGCGTGAALRHAAQYVTEGKLIGIDPVPRMVEIAKAHTQAHAAAARITYLQGAAESLPLKNACADVVLAFDSFDHWVDRAKGLAEVYRILRRDGVFVIVKDGGLPGGADARQRFVDALEVGRFSIASEREMKEGSVSFTLWACVMQKASAS
- a CDS encoding GNAT family N-acetyltransferase produces the protein MEINVSQERVLPNQIDELVMLALTEGFRNVLRLQNEFVSGANRFNKPGEALFVARSGGQLAGIVGLNVDPYASSGEVGRIRRLFVHPGFRRKGVASRLVDAIETAAGGQFHKLRLYTDAKGARVFYEKRGYSVVSGQQKVSHQKMLCL
- a CDS encoding DUF998 domain-containing protein codes for the protein MRLPTAYLGLAAAAVFIIAFFVIAMLTPDYALWYDYISKLGALGQPLAPWWNAIGFVVVGILFSAFGWTFGRTINDRIVGGCLVAAGLGFTLGAIPADFANADAPLSKAHFVSICIALAGWCFALARMGQTGPLEKSMRIGANIAGVLVVLPMVGTAANLFTAPVAHRLVLVVVFGWVIFVSLKLLSKSHHARISTGNG
- a CDS encoding CIA30 family protein: MILSLAWGGMGDAVLPNPPETMKLFDFNTIDEASWRIVNDGVMGGRSKGYVSIEEGAMQFTGTLVTRGGGFTSVRVFKSLNIDGFDGLEVRVRGGGRTFEVSVDDGTRFRGRTVSRRAPFETTEEWTWVRVPFSALGTTIFGRPVRAPAIDLTNVGRIGFFIADGIDGPFRLEVDEVRAYKEDAG